The sequence below is a genomic window from Candidatus Methylomirabilota bacterium.
CCCGCGGCCGGCGGGTGGGAAGCGTGCGCCTCACCCAGGAGCTCCGCGCCAAGGGCATCGCTCCGGCGCTGGTGGCCGCGGCAGTGGAGTCCGCGTTCGCCGAGGTGCCCGAGGCCGAGCGGGCCCTCGATGCCGCGCGGCGGCGCCTGCCGGCCCTCCGGCGCGTACGGCCCGACCGGGCGGCCACACGCCTTCGCGACTATCTGCTCCGCCGCGGCTACCCGGCGGGCGCCGTGCGCGCCGCGGTGAGCACGGTGCTGGGGCCCCAGGACCCCGGGTCCGAAGCCTGAGCGCGCCCGGTATAATGGGCGCCATGATGACCGGCGCCCAGATCCGACAGCGCTTCCTCGATTACTTCGCGCGCCACGGGCACACCGTGGTGCCGTCGTCGTCGCTCGTCCCCGCTCAGGACCCGACCCTGCTCTTCACCAACGCGGGCATGAACCAGTTCAAGGGCGTGTTCCTGGGCGAAGAGAGGCGGGAGTACGTGCGCGCCGTCACCGCGCAGAAGTGCGTCCGGGCGGGCGGCAAGCACAACGATCTCGAGAACGTGGGGCACACCGCCCGGCACCACACCTTCTTCGAGATGCTGGGCAACTTCTCCTTCGGGGACTACTTCAAGAAGGAGGCGATCGCCTACGCCTGGGAGCTCCTCACCGTGGACTTCGGGCTGCCC
It includes:
- a CDS encoding regulatory protein RecX, with the protein product MPPRRRREPRPALDARGARVAAFDLLARKAWSARDLRARLVRRGAPADLAREVVAELEGKGYVDDQAFARWWAEARARGRRVGSVRLTQELRAKGIAPALVAAAVESAFAEVPEAERALDAARRRLPALRRVRPDRAATRLRDYLLRRGYPAGAVRAAVSTVLGPQDPGSEA